A stretch of the Danio rerio strain Tuebingen ecotype United States chromosome 18, GRCz12tu, whole genome shotgun sequence genome encodes the following:
- the pcyt1ab gene encoding phosphate cytidylyltransferase 1A, choline b, with translation MEAHSSGGGRKRKRERERSNGEIAEGESFPKMPCRTVGLREPAPFADELVTPESAYARVSMEDALRGTPEERPVRVYADGIFDMFHSGHARALMQAKCLFPNTYLIVGVCSDDLTHKFKGFTVMNEDERYDAVCHCRYVDEVVRNAPWTLSPEFLAEHRIDFVAHDDIPYISAGTDDVYRHIKDAGMFAPTQRTEGISTSDIITRIVRDYDVYVRRNLQRGYTAKELNVSFINEKKYHLQEHVDKVKQKVRNVEEKSKEFVQKVEEKGIDLIQKWEEKSREFIGNFLQMFGPDGALKHMLKEGKGRMLQAISPRQSPSSSPVREERPPSPSFRLPFFTSSPFFSPHSGSHHFSKDDDDD, from the exons ATGGAGGCTCACAGTTCAGGCGGCGGCAggaagaggaagagagagagagagaggtcgaACGGAGAGATAGCGGAGGGAGAGAGTTTCCCAAAAATGCCTTGCAGGACTGTG GGCCTGAGGGAACCTGCACCATTCGCTGATGAGCTGGTGACTCCAGAATCAGCATATGCACGTGTCAGTATGGAAGATGCCCTTCGTGGTACTCCAG AGGAGCGTCCGGTACGCGTCTATGCTGATGGGATCTTTGACATGTTTCATTCGGGACACGCTCGGGCCTTAATGCAGGCCAAGTGCCTTTTCCCCAACACGTATCTGATTGTGGGTG TGTGCAGCGATGATTTGACGCATAAATTTAAGGGCTTCACTGTCATGAATGAGGACGAGCGTTACGATGCAGTGTGTCACTGTCGGTATGTGGATGAGGTCGTCCGCAATGCTCCATGGACACTCTCGCCTGAATTTCTAGCCGAACACAGA ATAGACTTCGTTGCTCATGACGACATCCCGTACATCTCAGCCGGAACTGATGATGTTTACAGACATATAAAGGATGCAG GTATGTTTGCACCGACTCAGAGAACAGAGGGCATCTCCACGTCTGATATAATCACTCGTATTGTTCGTGATTATGACGTTTATGTGCGCCGTAACCTGCAGAGAGGCTACACTGCAAAAGAGCTCAACGTCAGCTTCATCAAT GAGAAGAAATACCACCTGCAGGAACACGTTGACAAGGTGAAGCAGAAGGTGCGAAACGTGGAGGAAAAGAGTAAAGAGTTTGTGCAGAAGGTGGAGGAGAAGGGCATCGACCTCATTCAGAAATGGGAGGAGAAATCACGCGAGTTCATCGGAAACTTCCTGCAGATGTTTGGGCCGGACGGAGCACTG AAGCACATGTTGAAGGAGGGAAAAGGACGGATGTTACAGGCCATCAGTCCCAGACAGAGTCCCAGCAGCAGCCCCGTCCGCGAGGAGCGACCTCCCTCACCCAGCTTCCGTCTTCCCTTCTTCACCTCTTCTCCATTCTTCTCTCCTCACAGCGGCTCACACCACTTCAGCAAAGATGACGATGACGACTAG
- the pcyt1ab gene encoding phosphate cytidylyltransferase 1A, choline b isoform X1 produces the protein MEAHSSGGGRKRKRERERSNGEIAEGESFPKMPCRTVGLREPAPFADELVTPESAYARVSMEDALRGTPEERPVRVYADGIFDMFHSGHARALMQAKCLFPNTYLIVGVCSDDLTHKFKGFTVMNEDERYDAVCHCRYVDEVVRNAPWTLSPEFLAEHRIDFVAHDDIPYISAGTDDVYRHIKDAGMFAPTQRTEGISTSDIITRIVRDYDVYVRRNLQRGYTAKELNVSFINVSALTLNIISPKFQRHAL, from the exons ATGGAGGCTCACAGTTCAGGCGGCGGCAggaagaggaagagagagagagagaggtcgaACGGAGAGATAGCGGAGGGAGAGAGTTTCCCAAAAATGCCTTGCAGGACTGTG GGCCTGAGGGAACCTGCACCATTCGCTGATGAGCTGGTGACTCCAGAATCAGCATATGCACGTGTCAGTATGGAAGATGCCCTTCGTGGTACTCCAG AGGAGCGTCCGGTACGCGTCTATGCTGATGGGATCTTTGACATGTTTCATTCGGGACACGCTCGGGCCTTAATGCAGGCCAAGTGCCTTTTCCCCAACACGTATCTGATTGTGGGTG TGTGCAGCGATGATTTGACGCATAAATTTAAGGGCTTCACTGTCATGAATGAGGACGAGCGTTACGATGCAGTGTGTCACTGTCGGTATGTGGATGAGGTCGTCCGCAATGCTCCATGGACACTCTCGCCTGAATTTCTAGCCGAACACAGA ATAGACTTCGTTGCTCATGACGACATCCCGTACATCTCAGCCGGAACTGATGATGTTTACAGACATATAAAGGATGCAG GTATGTTTGCACCGACTCAGAGAACAGAGGGCATCTCCACGTCTGATATAATCACTCGTATTGTTCGTGATTATGACGTTTATGTGCGCCGTAACCTGCAGAGAGGCTACACTGCAAAAGAGCTCAACGTCAGCTTCATCAATGTGAGTGCGCTAACATTGAATATTATTTCCCCCAAAT tccaaagacatgcactatag